A part of Vallitalea okinawensis genomic DNA contains:
- a CDS encoding class I SAM-dependent DNA methyltransferase, producing MYDSFAYVYDKFMENVPYDQWVEYIQALWSHYSLEPQLVLDLACGTGEVTYRLAEKNYDMIGIDISNEMLNVAREKTEKKDLSILFLEQDMREFELYGTVSSIVCICDGLNYLHDEEDLLQVFSLANNYLDPKGLFIFDMNTAYKYEMLGQETYTDVQDECAYIWDNYYDEVEHMNEYHLTIFDKERNGLYRKYEETHYQRAYTKERVCQLLKDAGLQLMAVYDAFTFDEPKENSERLYFIAREKDKEEN from the coding sequence GTAGAGTATATACAAGCTTTATGGTCCCATTACAGTTTAGAACCTCAACTTGTTTTAGATCTTGCCTGTGGTACAGGTGAGGTTACTTACCGACTTGCAGAGAAAAATTATGATATGATTGGTATTGACATATCTAATGAAATGCTAAATGTAGCTCGTGAAAAGACTGAAAAAAAAGATTTAAGTATTTTATTCTTGGAACAAGATATGCGTGAATTCGAATTATATGGAACCGTTTCAAGTATAGTTTGTATTTGTGATGGTTTAAACTATCTACATGATGAAGAAGATTTATTACAAGTATTTAGTTTGGCTAATAACTACTTAGATCCAAAGGGTTTATTTATTTTTGATATGAATACAGCTTATAAATATGAGATGTTAGGTCAAGAAACATATACAGATGTTCAAGATGAGTGTGCTTATATATGGGACAATTATTATGATGAAGTAGAACATATGAATGAGTATCATTTAACTATCTTTGATAAAGAAAGAAATGGACTCTATCGTAAATATGAAGAGACTCATTATCAGAGAGCCTATACAAAGGAAAGAGTTTGCCAGTTATTAAAAGATGCTGGATTACAATTAATGGCGGTATATGATGCTTTTACATTTGATGAACCAAAGGAAAACAGTGAACGACTTTATTTTATAGCAAGAGAGAAAGATAAGGAGGAGAACTAA
- the hslO gene encoding Hsp33 family molecular chaperone HslO encodes MKDYIIRATAANGQIRAFAATTKEMLEFAREAHDTSPVASAALGRTMTAAAMMGIMLKGDKDLLTITVRGNGPLAGITVTADKDANVKGYVFNPHVDLPPNKEGKLDVASAVGIGLMNIIKDIGLKEPYVGQTHLVTSEIAEDLTHYFYHSEQIPSVVSLGVLVDKDTPIKQSGGFIIQLMPGAEEEIIAFLEEKIKEVKAVTTLFEEGYTPEAILEELLGEKGLQINEKVPAKFYCNCSKDRVEKALISVGREDLQSMIDDNEPIEMNCHFCNKNYEFKVEELEELVKNI; translated from the coding sequence ATGAAGGACTATATTATAAGAGCTACTGCAGCTAATGGACAAATAAGAGCATTTGCTGCGACAACAAAAGAGATGCTTGAATTTGCTAGAGAAGCTCATGATACCTCACCTGTTGCATCTGCCGCTTTAGGTCGTACCATGACTGCAGCTGCTATGATGGGGATTATGTTAAAAGGGGATAAAGATCTCTTGACCATTACAGTTAGAGGGAATGGACCATTAGCAGGTATAACGGTAACAGCAGATAAAGACGCCAATGTAAAGGGATATGTCTTTAACCCTCATGTGGATTTACCACCTAATAAAGAGGGTAAATTAGATGTAGCCTCAGCAGTTGGAATTGGTTTAATGAATATTATTAAAGATATTGGGCTGAAAGAACCTTATGTAGGTCAGACGCATCTTGTTACATCTGAAATTGCAGAGGATTTAACTCATTATTTTTATCACTCAGAGCAAATTCCTTCAGTGGTATCTTTAGGTGTACTTGTTGATAAGGATACCCCTATTAAACAATCTGGAGGTTTCATTATTCAATTAATGCCTGGAGCTGAAGAGGAAATCATTGCATTCTTAGAGGAAAAGATTAAAGAAGTGAAGGCTGTGACAACTCTCTTTGAAGAAGGCTACACTCCTGAAGCTATTTTAGAAGAATTATTAGGTGAAAAAGGTTTACAAATTAATGAAAAAGTACCTGCCAAGTTCTACTGTAATTGTTCAAAAGATCGTGTCGAGAAAGCTTTAATCAGTGTTGGGAGAGAAGATTTGCAAAGTATGATTGATGATAATGAACCAATAGAGATGAATTGTCATTTTTGCAATAAGAATTATGAGTTTAAAGTAGAGGAACTCGAAGAATTAGTTAAAAACATTTAA